From the genome of Nicotiana sylvestris chromosome 2, ASM39365v2, whole genome shotgun sequence, one region includes:
- the LOC104234357 gene encoding caffeoylshikimate esterase-like, with amino-acid sequence MALKPGKFFRRHSIDAYRTKEVNSVRSEKAVMGKPVKFQGISEELQKIIDADMDNVDARRRARDAFKDVQLSIDHCLFKMPHAGVKMNESYEVNSRGLEIYSKSWLPETSLPKAMVYFCHGYGDTCTFFVEGIARKLASSGYGVFAMDYPGFGLSEGLHGYIPSFDKLVDDVIERYSKVKENAEICNLPSFLFGQSMGGAVALKVHLKQPDAWNGAVLVAPMCKLADDMVPPWLVTQILIGMAKFLPKQKLVPQQDLAELAFRDVKKREQAAYNVISYKHKPRLRTAVELLHTTQEIEKQLDKVSLPLLILHGKNDTVTDPSISKALYEKASSSDKKLTLYEDAYHSLLEGEPDEMIFRVLGDIISWLDNHTS; translated from the exons ATGGCCTTGAAGCCTGGGAAGTTTTTTAGGAGGCACTCAATAGATG CATACAGAACCAAGGAAGTCAATTCAGTGAGGAGTGAGAAAGCAGTGATGGGGAAGCCAGTGAAGTTTCAAGGTATAAGTGAAGAATTGCAGAAGATAATAGATGCAGATATGGACAACGTGGATGCCAGGCGTCGTGCTAGGGATGCGTTTAAGGATGTTCAGTTGTCAATTGATCATTGCCTGTTCAAG ATGCCACATGCTGGAGTGAAGATGAATGAG TCATATGAGGTTAATTCTCGAGGACTGGAAATCTACTCCAAAAGTTGGCTTCCAGAGACAAGTCTCCCAAAAGCTATGGTATATTTTTGTCATGGTTATGGTGATACATGCACATTTTTTGTTGAAG GCATTGCAAGAAAATTAGCATCGTCTGGTTATGGAGTATTTGCCATGGATTATCCTGGATTTGGTCTTTCAGAAGGTCTTCATGGCTACATACCAAGTTTTGACAAGTTAGTTGATGATGTCATCGAGCGTTACTCAAAAGTGAAAG AAAATGCAGAGATATGTAACCTGCCAAGTTTTCTATTTGGGCAATCAATGGGTGGAGCAGTAGCTCTGAAGGTGCACCTGAAGCAGCCCGATGCATGGAATGGCGCTGTTCTTGTTGCACCTATGTGCAAA CTTGCAGATGACATGGTTCCACCGTGGTTAGTAACACAAATTCTAATCGGTATGGCAAAATTTCTTCCAAAGCAAAAGCTAGTTCCGCAACAGGACTTAGCGGAGTTAGCATTCCGAGATGTGAAGAAGAGAGAACAG GCCGCCTATAATGTCATTTCTTACAAGCATAAACCCCGTCTACGAACTGCAGTGGAGTTACTGCATACCACccaagagatagagaaacaactaGATAAG GTCTCTCTGCCATTGCTAATCTTGCATGGAAAGAATGATACTGTTACTGATCCATCCATCAGCAAAGCGTTGTACGAGAAGGCAAGTAGTTCGGATAAGAAACTGACTCTTTATGAGGATGCTTATCATTCTTTACTAGAGGGTGAGCCCGATGAGATGATATTTCGAGTTCTTGGTGACATAATTTCTTGGCTGGATAACCATACTTCCTAA
- the LOC104230593 gene encoding uncharacterized protein: MAFHMPNYQFPLKPPRELHSCHVYSSFNEQEPAQNSMGLQFIRKKKLLSDLSTWGIGGPANYFLQVFNQTQLLSAVRYCDEQSMRYIILGKGSNCLFDDMGFDGCVILNRIEFLEKIEHGVYRVGSGYPFNRLGVLCANEGFSGLEFAGGVPGTVGGAAYMNAGANGQETADTIDSVEIITNEGESRMLKRRELNFGYRSSPFQEMKNLASITAVTFRLKFSKTAREMQQEYLARRWSTQPLAQRSAGSVFRNPYSMGFSAAELIEQAGLKGLKVGGAMVSNKHANFFINCGSATSQDMLELIGIVKDAVNQKFGVELKEEILYIYPS, encoded by the exons ATGGCGTTTCATATGCCAAACTATCAATTCCCTCTAAAACCACCTAGAGAGTTGCATTCTTGTCATGTTTACAGCAGCTTCAACGAGCAAGAACCAGCTCAAAACTCGATGGGTTTACAGTTTATTCGGAAGAAGAAGCTGCTGAGTGATCTGAGCACATGGGGCATTGGAGGACCTGCTAATTACTTCCTTCAAGTCTTCAATCAAACCCAACTTCTTTCTGCTGTCAG GTATTGTGATGAGCAATCGATGAGATATATaatattgggtaagggctcgaattGCCTGTTCGATGACATGGGTTTTGATGGTTGTGTCATTCTCAATCGGATCGAGTTCTTGGAGAAGATAGAACATGGAGTATACCGGGTTGGAAGTGGGTACCCGTTTAATCGTTTGGgagttttgtgtgcaaatgaaGGTTTTTCGGGGCTTGAATTTGCTGGCGGTGTTCCTGGGACTGTTGGTGGAGCTGCTTACATGAATGCTGGAGCAAATGGCCAG GAAACAGCTGATACTATTGATAGCGTGGAAATCATCACAAATGAAGGCGAATCTAGGATGCTAAAAAGAAGAGAGCTAAATTTTGGCTATAGGTCATCACCATTTCAAGAAATGAAGAACTTGGCATCCATTACTGCAGTTACATTCCGGTTAAAGTTCTCCAAAACTGCACGAGAAATGCAGCAAGAATACCTGGCTAG AAGATGGAGTACACAACCTTTGGCGCAAAGAAGTGCTGGTTCAGTTTTTAGAAATCCATATTCTATGGGTTTTTCTGCTGCAGAATTGATTGAGCAAGCTGGATTGAAAGGGTTAAAAGTTGGTGGAGCTATGGTCTCAAACAAGCATGCCAACTTTTTCATAAATTGTGGTTCTGCCACTTCTCAAGACATGCTTGAGCTCATAGGCATAGTTAAGGATGCAGTAAATCAAAAGTTTGGAGTAGAACTAAAGGAAGAAATCTTGTACATATATCCATCTTAG
- the LOC104230592 gene encoding protein ABA DEFICIENT 4, chloroplastic-like translates to MERSLSFDSSSCFCSPLKSSMDFSSSCFCYSHISLKMNCRAPALMSRRNQPTSYTFIEKKSDIVNQRVVEFGTKFRSGANFLGGSRVIIQLNLQTTLPQRKSSTVTACLPSSEIASTVFTLGTAAVLPFYTLMVVAPKAKLTRKVMKSSIPYIGFGLLYAYLLYLSWTPDTIQLMFASKYWLPELPGITKMFSNEMTLASAWIHLLAVDLFAARQVYHDGLQNDIETRHSVSLCLLFCPVGIVTHFITKALTSSSEKRQHRTH, encoded by the exons ATGGAAAGGTCACTTTCTTTTGattcttcttcttgtttttgttCCCCTCTTAAGTCAAGTATGGACTTCTCTTCTTCTTGCTTCTGCTACTCGCACATCTCACTCAAG ATGAACTGCAGGGCACCTGCCTTGATGTCCAGGAGAAACCAGCCAACCTCTTATACTTTTATAGAAAAGAAATCTGACATTGTGAATCAACGAGTAGTGGAATTcggaaccaagtttagaagtggaGCTAATTTTCTGGGAGGATCAAGAGTCATTATTCAACTTAACCTTCAAACAACTCTTCCGCAAAGAAAAAGCTCGACGGTGACTGCTT GTTTGCCAAGTTCTGAAATTGCTTCTACTGTTTTTACACTGGGGACAGCAGCGGTTCTTCCGTTTTATACCCTCATGGTTGTGGCTCCTAAAGCTAAACTT ACCAGAAAAGTGATGAAAAGCAGCATACCCTATATTGGCTTTGGACTTCTGTACGCATATCTATTATACCTCTCTTGGACACCAGATACAATTCAGCTGATGTTTGCTAGTAAATACTGGCTTCCGGAG CTGCCAGGCATAACTAAGATGTTCTCCAACGAGATGACATTAGCTTCTGCATGGATTCACTTGTTGGCTGTAGATCTTTTTGCTGCAAG GCAGGTTTATCATGATGGATTGCAGAATGATATTGAAACCCGCCATTCTGTGTCTCTGTGCTTGCTGTTTTGCCCCGTCGGAATTGTTACTCACTTCATCACCAAAGCTCTAACCAGTAGCTCAGAAAAAAGACAGCATAGGACTCATTAA